The following proteins are co-located in the Polymorphospora rubra genome:
- a CDS encoding LacI family DNA-binding transcriptional regulator, with protein MGAGRATQADVARLAGVSQATVSLVLKGDGNRVGDDTRRRVLDAISKTNYSANPVAQRLAGGRNQIVGVFTYEPVFPRGGGDFYHPFLIGIEGEAEQWGCDLLLFTSAQVEHGRRRLSGKARAHLGITDGCLLLGHSEDKQELVHLLDDGLPFVFVGRRELPGGADLPYVGADYVRATHDVVRLFLDRGHERIGFVGELSDRESILDRLTGYRAAMRDAGLRPTSFDPADLTPDEILDVVLDNRLTGLVLAEAHRADGIRAAAGRRGLTVPADLSIAILGQPEVAVDGAANSGLDWSGFRIPREELGARALRLLIELIEGRGDTDRHRLLPCLIAPGQTVSAPPPN; from the coding sequence ATGGGAGCGGGTCGAGCAACCCAGGCCGACGTGGCACGCCTGGCCGGCGTGAGCCAGGCGACCGTCTCGCTGGTACTCAAAGGCGACGGCAACCGCGTCGGCGACGACACCCGCCGACGGGTGCTCGACGCGATCAGCAAGACGAACTACTCGGCCAACCCGGTCGCGCAGCGCCTCGCCGGCGGCCGCAACCAGATCGTCGGCGTGTTCACCTACGAACCGGTCTTCCCCCGTGGCGGCGGCGACTTCTACCACCCGTTCCTCATCGGCATCGAAGGCGAAGCCGAGCAGTGGGGATGCGACCTGCTGCTGTTCACCAGCGCCCAGGTCGAGCACGGCCGCCGCCGGCTCTCCGGCAAGGCCCGCGCCCATCTCGGCATCACCGACGGCTGCCTGCTGCTCGGCCACAGCGAGGACAAGCAGGAACTCGTCCATCTCCTCGACGACGGCCTCCCGTTCGTCTTCGTCGGCCGCCGCGAACTGCCCGGCGGCGCGGACCTGCCGTACGTCGGCGCCGACTACGTGCGGGCCACGCACGACGTCGTACGCCTGTTCCTCGACCGGGGCCACGAGCGGATCGGCTTCGTCGGCGAACTCAGCGACCGCGAGTCGATCCTCGACCGGCTCACCGGCTACCGGGCCGCGATGCGCGACGCCGGCCTGCGCCCCACCTCCTTCGACCCGGCCGACCTCACACCCGACGAGATCCTCGACGTGGTGCTCGACAACCGCCTGACCGGCCTCGTACTCGCCGAGGCACACCGCGCGGACGGCATCCGCGCCGCCGCCGGCCGGCGCGGGCTCACCGTGCCGGCGGACCTGTCGATCGCCATCCTCGGCCAGCCCGAGGTGGCGGTCGACGGCGCCGCGAACAGCGGCCTGGACTGGTCCGGCTTCCGCATCCCGCGCGAGGAGCTGGGCGCGCGCGCACTTCGACTGCTGATCGAACTCATCGAGGGCCGCGGCGACACCGATCGCCACCGGCTGCTCCCCTGCCTCATCGCACCCGGGCAGACCGTCTCCGCCCCACCCCCGAACTGA
- a CDS encoding glycosyl hydrolase family 28-related protein produces the protein MDNSPRLSRRRLVAAGVGLAATPLLPGIAWADPGSTAAAPTAGWDPTVFGSTITAAPHDPTAVVLGSPGFETHADGVGDDTQAVQAAIDEASRRGIANKLGDILGGARNFPHGDGGGVVLVPEGTYRLSAPVNVYDSVRVVGVGARRPLFLLGAHTPGYATGAIRDIFAFRRRPVGGPIAYANNDTFGSALVNVDIRIGPGNTDAIAVRFGGAQLCLLQDMDIDVGDGHTGIDHNANIIQRVRVTGGEIGLHAYAASAGWQTTLLDCRFTGQRRAAVVMFNDAKLVVVRTAFTDAPRAFESAQGQWQHLYIQDSHFQDVRDVAVVLNDSGTIPGADNDLIRYSNQLTLLDCTAAGTRDLLLLAQSGHRTSTRSASTRIRELTYGLRVERALSRHEKRSDDVHADLAGAAPAAQVRRTLQTDVPALPPTRTWVSVADVAAEMGRSIGTGADDLAVFQAAVDRHDTVFVPIGSYLFSDTLQLRRTSNLIGLHPRQTWLLAADGHPNFGDPDRPRPLVATPRGGRNIVTGIGLDTAQQTAGSVNLLWQSGTGSFLADVTTQFVKWHPADVASGDPGYTYRGAHKYGIWVRGGGGVLANVWSVNGWADNGLLVEDTRVPTRVYEVSVEHHETREVVLRDVSGWQFLGLQTEDHLYGWRSQAVEIEDSSDLLFANSVLFRVATVLGPHPYGVSVRNSRRIELRGNRGYRDKTPEFTQWGVAVTDHETGRSVPELEFTLIEIR, from the coding sequence GTGGACAACTCTCCCCGATTGTCCCGGCGGCGCCTGGTCGCCGCCGGTGTCGGCCTCGCCGCCACGCCCCTGCTTCCCGGCATCGCCTGGGCGGACCCCGGCTCCACCGCAGCCGCCCCCACCGCCGGCTGGGACCCGACCGTGTTCGGATCCACCATCACCGCCGCCCCGCACGACCCCACCGCGGTCGTGCTCGGCTCCCCCGGATTCGAGACCCACGCCGACGGCGTCGGCGACGACACGCAGGCGGTGCAGGCCGCCATCGACGAGGCGTCGCGCCGCGGCATCGCCAACAAACTCGGCGACATCCTCGGCGGCGCGCGGAACTTCCCGCACGGCGACGGCGGCGGCGTCGTCCTCGTGCCGGAGGGCACCTACCGGCTCTCCGCCCCGGTCAACGTCTACGACTCCGTACGCGTCGTCGGCGTCGGCGCCCGGCGCCCGCTGTTCCTCCTGGGTGCACACACCCCCGGGTACGCCACCGGAGCGATCAGGGACATCTTCGCCTTCCGCCGCCGCCCGGTCGGCGGCCCGATCGCGTACGCGAACAACGACACGTTCGGCTCCGCACTGGTGAACGTCGACATCCGCATCGGGCCGGGCAACACCGACGCGATCGCCGTACGGTTCGGCGGCGCGCAACTGTGCCTGCTGCAGGACATGGACATCGACGTCGGCGACGGCCACACCGGCATCGACCACAACGCGAACATCATCCAGCGGGTCCGGGTGACCGGCGGCGAGATCGGCCTGCACGCCTACGCGGCCTCGGCCGGCTGGCAGACCACCCTGCTGGACTGCCGGTTCACCGGGCAGCGCCGCGCGGCCGTGGTGATGTTCAACGACGCCAAGCTCGTCGTGGTCCGCACCGCCTTCACCGACGCGCCCCGGGCGTTCGAGAGCGCGCAGGGGCAGTGGCAGCACCTCTACATCCAGGACTCCCACTTCCAGGACGTCCGCGACGTGGCGGTCGTCCTCAACGACAGCGGCACCATCCCCGGCGCCGACAACGACCTGATCCGGTACAGCAACCAGCTGACGCTGCTCGACTGCACCGCCGCCGGCACCCGCGACCTGCTCCTGCTCGCCCAGAGCGGCCACCGCACGAGTACGCGGTCGGCGTCGACCCGCATCCGGGAGCTGACGTACGGGCTGCGCGTGGAGCGGGCGTTGAGCCGGCACGAGAAGCGTTCCGACGACGTACACGCCGACCTCGCCGGGGCCGCGCCCGCGGCCCAGGTGCGACGCACGCTGCAGACCGACGTGCCGGCCCTGCCGCCGACCCGCACCTGGGTCAGCGTCGCCGACGTCGCCGCCGAGATGGGACGCAGCATCGGTACCGGCGCCGACGACCTCGCGGTCTTCCAGGCCGCCGTCGACCGCCACGACACCGTCTTCGTCCCGATCGGCAGCTACCTGTTCAGCGACACGCTGCAGCTGCGCCGGACGTCGAACCTGATCGGCCTGCATCCCCGGCAGACCTGGCTGCTGGCCGCCGACGGCCACCCGAACTTCGGCGACCCGGACCGGCCACGCCCCCTGGTCGCGACACCCCGCGGCGGCCGCAACATCGTGACCGGCATCGGCCTGGACACCGCACAGCAGACCGCCGGCTCGGTGAACCTGCTGTGGCAGTCCGGAACCGGCTCCTTCCTGGCCGACGTCACGACACAGTTCGTCAAGTGGCACCCGGCCGACGTCGCGTCCGGCGACCCCGGCTACACCTACCGGGGTGCGCACAAGTACGGCATCTGGGTCCGCGGCGGTGGTGGCGTGCTCGCCAACGTCTGGAGCGTCAACGGCTGGGCCGACAACGGACTCCTCGTCGAGGACACCAGGGTGCCGACCCGGGTGTACGAGGTCTCCGTCGAGCATCACGAGACCCGCGAGGTGGTGCTGCGCGACGTGTCCGGGTGGCAGTTCCTCGGCCTGCAGACCGAGGACCACCTGTACGGGTGGCGGTCGCAGGCGGTCGAGATCGAGGACTCCAGCGACCTGCTGTTCGCCAACTCGGTGCTGTTCCGGGTGGCGACCGTCCTCGGCCCGCACCCGTACGGCGTCAGCGTCCGGAACAGCAGGCGGATCGAACTGCGCGGCAACCGTGGCTACCGGGACAAGACCCCGGAGTTCACGCAGTGGGGGGTGGCGGTCACCGACCACGAAACCGGGCGTTCGGTGCCCGAACTCGAGTTCACGCTGATCGAGATCCGGTGA
- a CDS encoding glycoside hydrolase family 26 protein, whose amino-acid sequence MISRRGLLTLAGGAAVGAYAGTARPAVAGTATPLAADLVPASGAHFGAYVYAGNDTGVSQPEALESKIGHGLRINHSFQHAGTGAPLTRIQQDIAAGRIPMISWGAGTEARLRQIVDGVHDAEIEQQAQLLAGLDAAVFLRFTWEFDLRYTDTALFRDTWRYVHGKFAQAPNVAFVWCPTWRAYRETFKAEPFYPGDDHVDWIAADGYARPKPDKPDYDYRPFDLMFDTAHAFAVAHGKPFMVGETGVHRDDVAPVQAAWLDTTRAVIKSDYPNLKAFLYFHRDGDDVDNRWRVTVPDGGPAQLAFAGFAADPYFNPPGP is encoded by the coding sequence ATGATCAGTCGTCGTGGTCTGCTCACCCTCGCCGGAGGTGCCGCCGTCGGGGCGTACGCGGGCACTGCCCGCCCGGCGGTGGCGGGGACGGCCACCCCGCTCGCCGCCGACCTCGTCCCCGCCTCCGGCGCCCACTTCGGCGCCTACGTGTACGCCGGCAACGACACCGGCGTGTCCCAGCCGGAGGCACTGGAGTCGAAGATCGGCCACGGGTTGCGGATCAACCACAGCTTCCAGCACGCGGGTACCGGGGCGCCGCTGACCCGCATCCAGCAGGACATCGCCGCCGGGCGCATCCCGATGATCTCCTGGGGCGCCGGCACCGAGGCCCGGCTGCGCCAGATCGTCGACGGCGTGCACGACGCCGAGATCGAACAGCAGGCCCAGCTTCTGGCGGGCCTCGACGCCGCCGTGTTCCTGCGCTTCACCTGGGAGTTCGACCTGCGCTACACCGACACGGCACTGTTTCGGGACACCTGGCGGTACGTGCACGGGAAGTTCGCGCAGGCGCCGAACGTGGCGTTCGTGTGGTGTCCGACGTGGCGGGCGTACCGGGAGACGTTCAAGGCCGAGCCGTTCTATCCCGGCGACGACCACGTCGACTGGATCGCCGCGGACGGCTACGCCCGACCGAAGCCCGACAAGCCCGACTACGACTACCGGCCCTTCGACCTGATGTTCGACACCGCGCACGCCTTCGCCGTCGCGCACGGCAAACCGTTCATGGTCGGCGAGACCGGTGTGCACCGCGACGACGTGGCCCCGGTCCAGGCCGCGTGGCTCGACACCACCCGGGCTGTGATCAAGAGCGACTACCCGAACCTGAAGGCGTTCCTCTATTTCCACCGCGACGGCGACGACGTCGACAACCGTTGGCGCGTCACCGTCCCCGACGGCGGACCCGCGCAGCTCGCCTTCGCCGGCTTCGCCGCCGACCCCTACTTCAACCCGCCAGGACCGTGA